The Cryptosporangium phraense genome segment GTACTGCGCGTGCCGGTTGCGGTACTCCACCAGCGACCAGGGCTCACCGGACCCCTCGTGCTTCCGGACCGTGTCGTCCCGGGGCGGCGACTCGTAGATGTAGTCCCCGAGGAACGCCACGAACTCGACGTCCTCGTCGACCAGCCCCCGGTACGCGGTGTAATACCCGTCCGCCCACGACTGGCAGGACGCGACCGCGAAGCGCAGGGCCCGCGGGAGCGTGCCGGCGGCCGGCGCGGTCCGTGTCCGGCCGACCGGCGAGGCCTGTCCGCCGACCCGGAAGCGGTAGAAGTACTCCGCGCCCGGCCGCAGGCCTCGAACGTCGACGTGGACGCTGTGGGCCAGCGCGGGCGTGGCGGTCGCCGTCCCCGACCGCACCACGGTCGCGAAGTTCTCGTCGGTCGCGACCTCCCAGCGGACCGGGACGGGCCGGTCCGGCATCCCGCCCCCGTCCAGCGGGCGAGGCGCGAGCCGGGTCCAGAGGACGACGCCGTCCGGCAACGGGTCGCCGGACGCCACGCCGAGCGTGAACAGATGAGAGGGCGGCGAGGAGTCGATCAGTCGGGGAACGAGGAGCCCGAGGCCGGCTGCCCCGGCGGTGGCGAGAAACCCACGCCGGGGCAGCAAATGTCCGAACGACATGCCTCGATAGTCCGGAATCGTCCGTGAACGGAAGTACCTCCGGCAAGCGACGAGAGGGCGGGACTTTCGTTACGAACCCACTCGGAGAACCTCACCCAGCCGCCGCCGACGACGGACCCGCGCTTCAGCGGCCACGATCGCGACCAACGCCCCCAGCAGCACCACCGCCACCGCACCGACCAGCCACCACGGCACCACGGTCGACGGGTCGGCGGCCTGCCCGGTGAGCGTCCGCAGGCCGAGCGGGCCGAACGTCAGCGTCACCAGCAGCAGGCCCAGCAGCGGCCCGCACACCACGGCGACGAGCACCGGCGGCAACAACTCGGCCCCGGCGACCCGGTGCGTGTCGCGGGGCCGGAGCCCGAGCGTGCGGAGCCGGGCCAGCGTCGTCCAGCGTTCCGGCGCGCTGGACGCGGCGCTGAGCGCGAAGCCGAGCAGGCCCAGCACGAGCAGCGTCACCGCCGCCGCCCGTTCCAGCGCGGTCAGCCCGGCGTTGATCGGCGCGCGTTCGCGGTCGGCGAGGACGTCGGCCCGCACGAGCGGCGCGCCTCCGGTCGCGCGGATCGCCTGGGCCGCGCCGGGCCCGTTCACCCACACGGTGTTCGGCGCGTACGGCAGGCCGGCCCGGGCCGCGTCCACCAGGATGACGTCCGGAAGGCCGTCGACCGGGGGCGCGGTGCCGACCGCGGTGATCTCGACCGGGGCGGCCCCGCTGCGGAGGATCTGCAGCGTCACGCCGGGCCGGAGGCTGCCGTCGTCCGACCGGACGAGGGCCGGGATCCGGCCGCCGGTGGCGGTCAGCCGGCCCAGCTCGGGTGCGTCCGGCAGCGGGTTGGAGGCCAGCAGCCGCTCGAACGCGGACGCGTCGACCGCCACCAGGCCCGGCGTGAGCGCGTCGCCACCGGCGATCGCCCGGACGATGCCGGTGACCTGCCCGGTGGCGACCTGGGTGACGCCCGGCGCGGCCGTGATCCGGGCGGCGAGACGCGGGGTCTCCGCGGTGTCGTCGTACGGGACGTCCAGGCGGGCATCGGCCCCGACCGTGCGCCAGGCGCCGTCCTCGGCACCGCGCGCGGTGGTCGTGTCGAGCGTCAGCGCGAACGCGGCGAGCGCGGTCGTGACGGTCAGCACCAGCAGCGGCAACGCGCGGCCGGCGGTCGCGGCGGCCCGGGCGGCGCCGAAGACGACCAGCGGGAGCCGGGAGCGCAGCGCCTGCCGGAGCACCAGCCCGGTGCCGGCCGGCACCACCCGCAGCACCAGCAGCGCGCCGGCGACGATTCCCAGCGCGGGCGCGCTCGCGGGCAGCGCCGCCCCGCCCGCCGCGGTGATCCCGCGCTGGCGCAGCGCGACGACGGCCGCGACCGCCACGGCCACGAACGCGACGTCGACCGTCACCCGACGGAGCTGGGCCGTGCGTTCCTCCCGGCGGCGGGCCGCGCGGTTGGCCGGCGCCCGCCGGTCCCGGGTGGCCCGGGCCGCGGTGAACGTGCCGAACGCCGGCCCGGCCAGCAGCGCGGCCACCACGACGACGAGCGTCCAGGTCAGCGCCGCTCCGCCGGCCACGAGCCAGGAGAGCAGCAGCCCGGCCGCGGCGGCCGGCAGCGTCACCGCGGCCGACTCGATCAGCAGCTCGGCCACGAATCCGGGCAGGGACGCGCCCCGCTGCCGGGCCGCGATCAGGGCCGGGCCCCGGCGGCGGGCCAGCAGGTCGGCCGCGAGCAGCAGCACGAGCACGGCCCCGGCCAGCACGGCGATCACCAGCACCGACGCCTGCGCGTAGGCCGCGTCCACCTGCTGCCGGACCGTGTTCAGCACGCGGTCGAGCTGGGTGTCCCACCGGAGCGACGTGTCCCGCAGGGCCGACGAGCCCGACGACGCCTTCAGCGCGACGACGGTGGCCGCCAGCTGCTGCGCGGACTCCCAGGTGAGCTGGTCCGGGTCGGCCGCGAACCAGACCGTGCGGCTGAACTGGTCGGGCTGCAGCGCGAGCCGTCCGTCCGGAAGGGACTCGTCGGAGAGCAGGCCGCCGAGCCGGACCGTGCCCGGGCCGTCGAGGCCGGGCGTCGGCTTCAGCACCCAGGGGACGAACTCCCAGGCCGGGTCCTGGACGTCCACCGGCCGGAAGACACCGCTGATCAGCACCTTGTAGGGGTTGCGCTGGTTGTCCGCGAGCGGGATGTGGTCGCCGGGGCCGAGCTTCAGGTCGGCGGCCTCGGCCTCGGACAGGCCGACCTGCGCCTCCCACGGCCCGTCGGCGAACGTCGTCTCGGCGCTGCCCGTCACGGTTCCGCGGGGGGCGTGGCCGGACACCCAGGTGACGGCCGGGCCGCCGTGATCGTCGCGCACGTAGTCGAGCTGGAACCGGCGCGGGATCGTGCCCGCGGCGACGTTCAGCGAGATGCTGGTGGCGGTCGTCACCGGTGGGCGCAGCGTCTTGCGCAGGTTCGGGGCGAGCGCGTACTCGGCGCGGTCGAAGAAGCCGGCCATGTCCTTGGCCAGGTCCGCGTTCCGGATGCGTCCCCCGTTCTGGCCGTAGTCGTCGTCCCAGTTCGCGTCCACCGAGACGGTCGCGTCCGAGCCGGCCCGCCGGATCGCGTCCCGGGTGGCGTCGGTGGCGGTCGAGTCCATCAGCGGGGGCACGGCCGCGGCCAGCAGCGTGACGACGAGGACGACGGCCGCGACCAGCGCCAGCGGCCCGCGGTCGGCCCGCGCCCGGCCGAGCACGCTCGGCCAGTGCACGACCGGGAGCCAGCGACCGGCCGGAAGCCGCCGCCCGGCCGGAAGCCGTCGCCCGACCCCGAGCCGGATCATGACGCCACCCGCAGGTGAGCCGCGTCCGCGCGCCGGGCCTGCACGGTGACCACCGCGGCGATCGCCAGCCCGGACCCGGCCACCAGCAACGTGAGCAGCAGCCCCTCGGTGCCCCAGGGCCAGGCCGCCAGCGGTTCCGGCACCGGGGCGGCGCCGGTGTCCGAGCGGATCAGCAACGGCGTGATCACCCAGGTGGCCGCCGCCCCGATCGCCGTGCCCGCGGCCAGCAGCGGCAGCAGCACCGCGGCGTGCTCGCCGAGCAGCGACGCCCGGATCGCCCGGCGCGACATGCCCAGCCCACGCAGCCGGGCCACCTCTAGCGCCCGCAGTTGGACGTCGTACACCACGTACAGCACCACACCCCCGAGCAGCAGCCACACCGACGCGACGACGAGCACGCGCAGCACGGCGGGTAGCGAGGCTCGGAGCGGGCCGCTGGTCAGCCGGGCGGTCTCGCCGGCCCGTGTGGTGACCTCGCCCAGGCCCAGCTTCTCGGTCCGGGCGGCCGCGTCCGCGCGCGGGTGGCCGACCCACCAGGCCGTGACGTGCGGGTCGAACTCGCCCTGGACGGCCAGCGCCCGGGACAGCGCGTCCAGGTCGGCGATCGCGCCGGCGCCCCGGGGCACGGACGGAATCACCGGCACGACCCGGACGACGACCGCGGGCAGCGCGGTCGTCCCGTACGACAGGCTGAACTTCGAGCCCGGGCGGGCGCCGACGTCCCGGGCCCACCGCTCGGAGACCGCGATCGGCACCGGACCGGGGTCCGGGAACGCGGTCGCGACCAGCGTGCGGCTCAGGTCGAGCGGCTCGGCGAACGCGACCGTGGTGCGGAAATGCAGCCGCGAACCCTCGGCGGCCACGCTCGGGTGGAGGATCTGATGCGGCCCGGGCGCGGCCGCCCGGACCGCCCACGGGCCGGAGAACGCCGGCCCGCCGGGCAGCGTCATCGTGACGTCGACGTC includes the following:
- a CDS encoding FtsX-like permease family protein, with product MIRLGVGRRLPAGRRLPAGRWLPVVHWPSVLGRARADRGPLALVAAVVLVVTLLAAAVPPLMDSTATDATRDAIRRAGSDATVSVDANWDDDYGQNGGRIRNADLAKDMAGFFDRAEYALAPNLRKTLRPPVTTATSISLNVAAGTIPRRFQLDYVRDDHGGPAVTWVSGHAPRGTVTGSAETTFADGPWEAQVGLSEAEAADLKLGPGDHIPLADNQRNPYKVLISGVFRPVDVQDPAWEFVPWVLKPTPGLDGPGTVRLGGLLSDESLPDGRLALQPDQFSRTVWFAADPDQLTWESAQQLAATVVALKASSGSSALRDTSLRWDTQLDRVLNTVRQQVDAAYAQASVLVIAVLAGAVLVLLLAADLLARRRGPALIAARQRGASLPGFVAELLIESAAVTLPAAAAGLLLSWLVAGGAALTWTLVVVVAALLAGPAFGTFTAARATRDRRAPANRAARRREERTAQLRRVTVDVAFVAVAVAAVVALRQRGITAAGGAALPASAPALGIVAGALLVLRVVPAGTGLVLRQALRSRLPLVVFGAARAAATAGRALPLLVLTVTTALAAFALTLDTTTARGAEDGAWRTVGADARLDVPYDDTAETPRLAARITAAPGVTQVATGQVTGIVRAIAGGDALTPGLVAVDASAFERLLASNPLPDAPELGRLTATGGRIPALVRSDDGSLRPGVTLQILRSGAAPVEITAVGTAPPVDGLPDVILVDAARAGLPYAPNTVWVNGPGAAQAIRATGGAPLVRADVLADRERAPINAGLTALERAAAVTLLVLGLLGFALSAASSAPERWTTLARLRTLGLRPRDTHRVAGAELLPPVLVAVVCGPLLGLLLVTLTFGPLGLRTLTGQAADPSTVVPWWLVGAVAVVLLGALVAIVAAEARVRRRRRLGEVLRVGS